One genomic region from Thermodesulfobacteriota bacterium encodes:
- a CDS encoding winged helix-turn-helix transcriptional regulator, translated as MRLLDAVEQNGHVTQRELSKRLNISLGLINLFIKRAVRDGYFEVCVLPPKHSTYVLTPKGRDAKSRLVAEYFDYCFRFYRDIRKAIQKRLRELENDRIRAIIFYGAGETAELLYHCLYGSSITLVGIIDRKNEGGTFFGHPICSPEDLSTLPEAAIFITTIEDCDEKIRDIRENGGSERMVFDLLSLAPHQITSNP; from the coding sequence TTGCGCCTACTTGATGCCGTTGAACAAAACGGCCATGTGACCCAACGGGAGTTGTCAAAAAGGCTCAATATATCCCTCGGCCTCATCAACCTCTTTATAAAACGCGCCGTCAGAGACGGATATTTCGAGGTTTGTGTCCTGCCGCCTAAACATTCAACATACGTATTGACGCCAAAAGGCCGGGATGCAAAATCACGCCTGGTTGCAGAGTACTTCGACTATTGTTTCAGGTTTTACCGGGATATAAGAAAAGCTATTCAGAAAAGACTCCGGGAACTTGAGAATGACCGCATCCGGGCAATCATTTTTTACGGCGCCGGAGAGACAGCGGAATTGTTGTACCACTGTTTGTACGGAAGCTCCATAACCCTGGTGGGTATAATTGACAGAAAAAACGAAGGGGGTACCTTCTTCGGTCATCCGATCTGTTCGCCGGAGGACCTTTCCACGCTACCCGAGGCCGCGATATTTATAACCACTATAGAAGACTGTGATGAAAAAATAAGAGACATAAGAGAAAACGGCGGCTCTGAGCGGATGGTTTTTGATTTACTCTCATTGGCGCCGCACCAAATTACGTCTAATCCCTAA
- a CDS encoding UpxY family transcription antiterminator, translating to MSNSQPFFRDEDISGQNPACLGGVPDQTCLAPSAGWYAIYTRCHHEFTIWSQLQKKSIENFFPCVTRWSRRKDRKLKIQVPLFPGYIFIRINFTPYHALEVLKINGVVRFLGENNQRPVDIPDIQIESLKTVIASGEQILPFAYLRVGQRVRVRKGPFEGCEGLLVRMNTGKDRLVISLELLQRSVSVELDAADVTPL from the coding sequence ATGTCAAACTCTCAACCATTCTTCAGGGACGAAGATATCTCAGGACAGAATCCGGCATGCCTTGGAGGCGTTCCGGATCAAACCTGTCTGGCGCCTTCAGCCGGTTGGTATGCTATCTATACCCGATGCCATCACGAGTTTACCATCTGGTCTCAATTACAAAAAAAATCCATTGAAAATTTCTTCCCCTGTGTTACCCGGTGGAGTCGTAGAAAAGACCGGAAGCTAAAAATCCAGGTGCCGCTATTCCCTGGCTATATCTTCATAAGAATCAATTTTACCCCTTATCACGCCCTTGAGGTCTTAAAAATAAATGGCGTGGTTCGCTTTCTCGGAGAAAACAACCAACGCCCGGTGGACATACCCGATATCCAGATTGAATCACTAAAGACTGTTATCGCATCCGGTGAGCAGATCTTGCCGTTTGCCTATCTCCGGGTCGGCCAGAGGGTGCGTGTCCGCAAAGGGCCATTTGAAGGGTGTGAGGGTTTACTGGTTCGTATGAATACAGGGAAAGACCGGCTGGTTATCTCTCTTGAACTTTTGCAACGATCTGTTTCTGTAGAACTGGATGCGGCGGATGTAACGCCGCTGTGA
- the radA gene encoding DNA repair protein RadA: MKTKSVRTTFNCQVCGYQSIKWLGRCPDCGEWNTMVEEKVVKDAGPGAVAMGLSSEDKPTAINEIALTEEKRLSSGSTELDRVLGGGLVSGSIVLIGGDPGIGKSTLLLQTLYHVGRVGARILYVSGEESVKQIRLRSERIGAVHPNMYIVTESSVEKIMGLFQDIKPDLLAVDSIQTLYTSEIGSAPGSVSQVRESAAKLMVLAKETGVPVILVGHVTKDGTLAGPRVLEHMVDAVLYFEGDRGHAFRILRTVKNRYGSTNEIGVFEMKDRGLMEVANPSEIFLAERPVEASGSVVVPCLEGTRPILVEVQALVSPAGFGMPRRTAIGVDPQRVSLLVAVLEKKVGLMLHDRDIYVNVAGGIRIDEPALDLGAVVAIASSFLDRPVDHKMVVFGEVGLAGEVRGVSQVDIRLTEAARLGFTRCLLSRNNLDQAREGQAISLTGVSNLQEVMENIF; encoded by the coding sequence TTGAAGACAAAGAGTGTACGAACTACATTTAATTGCCAGGTCTGTGGTTACCAGAGCATCAAGTGGCTGGGCCGTTGTCCGGACTGCGGCGAGTGGAATACCATGGTAGAGGAAAAGGTAGTGAAGGACGCCGGGCCTGGCGCCGTAGCCATGGGTCTCAGTTCAGAAGATAAGCCGACGGCGATAAACGAGATAGCCCTGACTGAAGAAAAACGTCTGTCCAGCGGCAGTACAGAACTGGATCGCGTCCTGGGAGGTGGACTGGTTTCAGGTTCCATCGTACTCATTGGCGGTGACCCGGGCATCGGGAAATCCACCCTTCTCCTTCAGACGCTCTATCATGTAGGCCGGGTAGGGGCCAGGATCTTGTACGTCTCAGGCGAGGAGTCCGTCAAACAAATCCGGTTACGTAGCGAACGGATCGGGGCCGTCCATCCGAACATGTACATTGTGACGGAAAGTTCTGTAGAAAAAATCATGGGCCTGTTTCAGGATATAAAGCCTGATCTTCTAGCCGTTGATTCCATTCAAACCCTCTATACGTCTGAAATAGGGTCTGCCCCGGGAAGTGTCAGTCAGGTACGGGAATCCGCCGCCAAACTTATGGTGCTGGCCAAGGAGACCGGCGTACCGGTCATCCTGGTCGGGCATGTGACTAAGGACGGTACCTTAGCCGGGCCGCGTGTTCTTGAACACATGGTGGATGCCGTCCTCTATTTTGAGGGAGACCGGGGGCACGCCTTTCGCATCCTGCGCACGGTTAAAAACCGATACGGCTCAACCAATGAAATCGGTGTCTTCGAGATGAAAGATCGGGGGCTGATGGAAGTAGCTAACCCCTCCGAGATCTTTCTGGCGGAACGCCCGGTGGAGGCCTCGGGATCGGTGGTCGTACCCTGTTTAGAAGGGACGCGCCCTATCCTGGTAGAGGTGCAGGCCCTGGTAAGCCCCGCCGGATTTGGTATGCCCCGCCGTACCGCCATCGGTGTCGATCCTCAGCGGGTATCACTGCTTGTGGCCGTCCTGGAGAAAAAAGTCGGCCTTATGCTGCACGACCGGGATATCTATGTGAATGTGGCGGGCGGAATCCGGATCGATGAGCCGGCGCTGGATCTGGGGGCGGTGGTGGCTATTGCCTCGAGCTTTTTGGACCGGCCGGTTGATCATAAGATGGTGGTCTTTGGTGAGGTAGGTCTGGCCGGAGAGGTGCGCGGGGTAAGCCAGGTGGATATACGACTGACAGAGGCCGCCAGATTGGGTTTTACACGTTGCCTGCTTTCCCGAAACAATCTCGATCAGGCCAGGGAAGGGCAGGCCATCAGCCTGACCGGCGTTTCCAATCTCCAGGAAGTCATGGAGAATATATTCTAG